The Pseudomonadota bacterium genome contains the following window.
GCGATGAATTGATCCTGTTTGACTTCGGACTGTGCCAGAGCCTCCTCGAAAACCTGGGGATGATCGAGTGAGGGTTGCCAATGTCAAGCGAGGCCGGGTCACCGCGAACGCGAGCGCGCCTTGACGAGGGGTTTCCTGCTGCCGGGCCGCCGCTCGATCTCTGTCTTCATGCGATCCAACAGATCCACGGCGTCGGTCGCGTAGGCGCCGATCCAGCGGTCGTGGATGTACTTGATCGGCAGCGCATTCAGGTAGTTCCAGCGTTGCCGACCGACGCGCCGGACGATGACGAGGTCGGCGTCTTCCAGCACACCCAGGTGCTGCATCACCGTGCAGCGGTCCAACCTATCGAA
Protein-coding sequences here:
- a CDS encoding metalloregulator ArsR/SmtB family transcription factor, which gives rise to MSTSSQDDRVFKALASPLRRALLDALRDEPQTTGELCQRFDRLDRCTVMQHLGVLEDADLVIVRRVGRQRWNYLNALPIKYIHDRWIGAYATDAVDLLDRMKTEIERRPGSRKPLVKARSRSR